DNA from Funiculus sociatus GB2-C1:
GAGAAAGCAAAGTAGCAGCTGAGTTAAGTCGGCATCGCTTTCATGTTTTCAGCCAAACAACAGGGAAGGCACCTTTTGACCTAGTAGCTTACAAGGATGGGTACCTGTACAGAATTAATGTTAAAACTACCCAGAGATTGGGCAAATGGGGTTCTTGGGAAGTTCAGATTAAAAGTTTGCGGTCTAACCGCACAAAAAATCGGATAGTTCCTTTTGACCCTCAATCTTGTGATGTACTTGCTGTGTATATTGAACCTCTTGATAAGGTGTGTTTCTTGCGTGTTTCTGAAGTGTCTGGAAAGAATTCCATCGCCTTAAGAGAGAACGCAGCGCACCAGTCCAAGCTTGCCTGCATTTCAGAATTAACTAACCCTGAACTCATCTGTTACCTCGAAAACCAGGGAATAACAGAGACGTTGATAGGAGTAAATAAATTAACTGAGAAATCTAGTAATTTCAGACAAGATACTTTAGCGGAAGCGCCTTATAAAAGGCGAAGAACTGGGAAAGGTTCTGGCAGGGTTTTAACC
Protein-coding regions in this window:
- a CDS encoding group I intron-associated PD-(D/E)XK endonuclease, encoding MDNKTWLGSLGESKVAAELSRHRFHVFSQTTGKAPFDLVAYKDGYLYRINVKTTQRLGKWGSWEVQIKSLRSNRTKNRIVPFDPQSCDVLAVYIEPLDKVCFLRVSEVSGKNSIALRENAAHQSKLACISELTNPELICYLENQGITETLIGVNKLTEKSSNFRQDTLAEAPYKRRRTGKGSGRVLTKKEPVRLKPRKVERPSKEELEKMIWETSVLEVSRKYGVSDVAVAKWCKKYGISRPPRGHWAKKNQSTHSKL